One Nitrospirota bacterium genomic window carries:
- a CDS encoding DEAD/DEAH box helicase, protein MNFESFGFDPRILKGVTSAGYITPTPIQLEAMPHVLAGRDVVGLAQTGTGKTAAFVLPILQRLIRSPQRKIQALVLSPTRELAEQTRGEIASLGLKTRLRSMAIYGGVGMKPQLDRLHSGVDIVVACPGRLLDHMGQGKVDLSTVKVLVLDEADRMLDMGFEPDIRRIVKRVPRQRQTLLFSATMPEDILRLAREFMQDPVSVSLNHSRPVETVSHYVYPVEGHLKTRLLIELLRSEETDSVLVFTRSRMRTNRLAGQLKRAGFSVASLEGGMPQKKRQAALQGFRDRKYQILVATDIAARGMDVLSISHVVNYDVPDTADTYTHRIGRTGRAEQTGRALTLVTQDEATAIRDFERDMAVEMPCCEVEGFEYDAPMPPRPRSAPRRNGQRPGRRKPARQAQHR, encoded by the coding sequence ATGAATTTTGAATCTTTCGGTTTCGACCCGCGCATCCTCAAGGGCGTCACATCAGCCGGTTACATCACCCCCACGCCGATTCAGCTTGAGGCGATGCCCCATGTCCTCGCAGGCCGCGACGTCGTGGGCCTGGCCCAGACGGGCACCGGCAAGACGGCGGCCTTTGTGCTGCCCATCCTTCAGCGGCTCATACGGAGCCCCCAGAGAAAGATACAGGCCCTGGTGCTCTCCCCCACGCGGGAGCTCGCCGAGCAGACCCGGGGAGAGATCGCCTCCCTGGGGCTGAAGACCCGCCTGAGGAGCATGGCCATCTACGGCGGGGTGGGCATGAAGCCCCAGCTGGACAGGCTCCATTCGGGCGTGGACATCGTGGTGGCCTGTCCGGGCCGCCTTCTGGACCACATGGGCCAGGGCAAGGTGGACCTCTCCACGGTGAAGGTGCTGGTCCTGGACGAGGCCGACCGCATGCTGGACATGGGCTTTGAGCCCGACATCCGGCGCATCGTCAAGCGGGTCCCCCGCCAGAGGCAGACGCTCCTGTTCTCGGCCACCATGCCCGAGGACATCCTCAGGCTGGCCCGTGAGTTCATGCAGGACCCGGTGAGCGTTTCCCTCAACCATTCGCGGCCCGTGGAGACCGTCTCCCATTATGTCTATCCCGTGGAGGGGCACCTGAAAACACGGCTTCTCATCGAGCTTCTCCGCTCCGAGGAGACCGACTCCGTGCTGGTCTTCACCCGGAGCCGGATGCGGACGAACCGCCTGGCCGGGCAGCTCAAGAGGGCCGGGTTCAGCGTGGCCTCCCTGGAAGGGGGCATGCCCCAGAAAAAGCGGCAGGCGGCCCTCCAGGGGTTCAGGGACAGGAAGTACCAGATACTGGTGGCCACGGACATCGCCGCCAGGGGCATGGACGTCCTGAGCATATCCCACGTGGTCAACTACGACGTACCCGACACGGCGGACACCTACACCCACCGTATCGGAAGGACGGGCAGGGCCGAGCAGACCGGCAGGGCCCTCACCCTGGTCACCCAGGACGAGGCAACCGCCATCCGGGACTTCGAGCGGGACATGGCGGTGGAGATGCCCTGCTGCGAGGTGGAGGGCTTCGAGTACGACGCCCCCATGCCCCCGCGCCCCCGGAGCGCCCCGCGCCGCAACGGGCAGAGGCCCGGGAGACGGAAGCCCGCCAGGCAGGCCCAGCACAGGTAA
- the gyrA gene encoding DNA gyrase subunit A has product MSQLPISIEEEMKVSYLDYAMSVIIGRALPDVRDGLKPVQRRILYAMLREGLTPGKKFSKSAGVVGEVLKKYHPHGDSAVYDAMVRLAQDFNMRHPLVDGQGNFGSIDGDPAAAYRYTEARLAKIAEDLLADIDKETVDFVPNFDETVQEPEVLPSRVPNLLVNGAAGIAVGMATNIPPHNLGEVVDALLILLRNPQAKVDDLMQAVRGPDFPTGGIINGTQGIIDAYRNGRGVIRVRARTRVERQKDRDIIVVTEIPYMVNKASLIKKIADLARAKKIEGISELRDESDREGIRVVIELKRGEMPEVVLNNLFKHTQMEAPFGIIMLALVGNQPHILNLKRVLNLFLSHRRDVVVRRTRYELRKAEERAHVLEGLVKALDHLDEVIALIRGSSTPEEARAGLMGGYGLTQVQAQAILDMRLQRLTGLEREKIVAEYRDTLKEIERLRAILASEQLVDRIVGEELLEVKKKYADERRTEILPEAQEIDIEDMIAEEEMVITVSHNGYIKRNPLSTYRAQRRGGKGLTGMVTREEDYVEHLYIGNTHDYMLFFSNRGKLYWKKIYEIPEAGRTARGKAMVNLLPLGQGEVVTTALPVRDFTKGYLVQYTRRGLVKRTPLEDYSNPRSTGIIALTLKEGDELIAVSLTEGSSDLFMSTRGGLAIRFPEEDVRSMGRTATGVIGIRLREGDKVVSAGVAYPRTSLLTVTERGMGKRTRIEDYPTQGRGGKGVINIKLSKKGGKAVGVLRIRDDYDVVMISNAGQIIRTGAS; this is encoded by the coding sequence ATGTCCCAGTTGCCCATAAGCATAGAAGAGGAGATGAAGGTCTCCTACCTGGACTACGCCATGAGCGTCATCATCGGGCGGGCGCTGCCCGATGTGCGGGACGGCCTGAAGCCGGTGCAGCGGCGCATCCTCTACGCCATGCTCCGCGAGGGGCTGACCCCGGGGAAAAAGTTCTCTAAGAGCGCCGGCGTGGTGGGCGAGGTCCTGAAGAAGTACCACCCCCACGGAGACAGCGCCGTCTACGACGCCATGGTCCGCCTGGCCCAGGACTTCAACATGCGCCACCCCCTGGTGGACGGGCAGGGCAACTTCGGGAGCATCGACGGCGACCCCGCCGCCGCGTACCGGTACACGGAGGCCCGCCTGGCCAAGATTGCCGAGGACCTGCTGGCCGACATCGACAAGGAGACCGTGGACTTCGTCCCCAACTTCGACGAGACCGTGCAGGAGCCGGAGGTCCTGCCCTCCCGGGTGCCCAACCTGCTGGTCAACGGCGCGGCCGGCATCGCCGTGGGCATGGCCACCAACATCCCGCCCCATAACCTGGGGGAGGTGGTGGACGCCCTGCTCATTCTTCTTAGAAACCCCCAGGCAAAAGTGGACGACCTGATGCAGGCCGTCCGGGGGCCGGACTTCCCCACGGGGGGCATCATCAACGGCACCCAGGGCATCATCGACGCCTACAGAAACGGCCGCGGGGTCATCCGCGTGCGGGCCCGCACCCGCGTGGAGCGGCAAAAGGACCGCGACATCATCGTGGTGACCGAAATCCCCTACATGGTGAACAAGGCGAGCCTCATCAAGAAGATTGCCGACCTCGCCCGGGCCAAGAAGATAGAGGGCATCAGCGAGCTGAGGGACGAGTCCGACCGGGAGGGCATCCGCGTGGTCATCGAGCTGAAGCGCGGGGAGATGCCCGAGGTGGTCCTGAACAACCTGTTCAAGCACACCCAGATGGAGGCCCCCTTCGGCATCATCATGCTGGCCCTGGTGGGAAACCAGCCCCACATCCTGAACCTCAAGCGCGTGTTGAACCTCTTCCTCTCCCACAGGCGCGACGTGGTCGTCCGAAGGACGCGCTACGAACTGAGAAAGGCCGAGGAAAGGGCCCACGTCCTGGAAGGCCTGGTCAAGGCTTTGGACCACCTGGACGAGGTCATCGCCCTCATCCGGGGCTCCTCTACCCCCGAGGAGGCCAGGGCGGGCCTCATGGGGGGCTACGGTCTCACCCAGGTGCAGGCGCAGGCCATCCTGGACATGAGGCTCCAGCGCCTGACCGGCCTTGAGCGGGAGAAAATCGTGGCCGAGTACCGCGACACCCTCAAGGAGATAGAGCGCCTCCGGGCCATCCTGGCCAGCGAGCAGCTGGTGGACCGCATCGTGGGGGAGGAGCTCCTGGAGGTCAAGAAAAAGTACGCCGACGAGCGGCGCACCGAGATACTGCCCGAGGCCCAGGAGATAGACATCGAGGACATGATAGCCGAGGAGGAGATGGTCATCACCGTCTCGCATAACGGCTACATCAAGCGAAACCCCCTGTCCACCTACCGCGCCCAGCGCAGGGGGGGCAAGGGCCTCACCGGCATGGTCACCCGCGAGGAGGACTACGTCGAGCACCTCTATATCGGCAACACCCACGACTACATGCTGTTCTTCTCAAACAGGGGGAAGCTCTACTGGAAGAAGATATACGAGATACCCGAGGCCGGGCGCACGGCCCGGGGGAAGGCCATGGTGAACCTTCTGCCCCTCGGCCAGGGCGAGGTGGTGACCACGGCGCTTCCCGTGCGGGACTTCACCAAGGGCTACCTGGTGCAGTACACCAGGCGGGGGCTGGTCAAGCGCACGCCCCTTGAGGACTACAGCAACCCCCGGAGCACCGGCATCATCGCCCTCACCCTCAAGGAGGGCGACGAGCTCATCGCCGTCAGCCTGACCGAAGGCAGCAGCGACCTCTTCATGAGCACCCGGGGCGGCCTGGCCATCCGGTTCCCCGAGGAGGACGTCCGGAGCATGGGGCGCACGGCCACCGGGGTCATCGGCATCCGCCTGCGCGAGGGCGACAAGGTGGTCTCGGCCGGGGTGGCCTATCCCAGGACATCGCTCCTCACCGTCACCGAAAGGGGCATGGGCAAGCGCACCCGCATCGAGGACTA